The DNA window GTCGACCGACGGGTCGATCTCTATGCCCAGAGATTGCCGAAAACTTGAAAGTTCAGCTATTGAGGATTCCATGAGACTAGCCGCGGACAGCTGAGCAGAGAAGTGGGGAGATTCGATCCTCTTCATTGAAAGACTGACGATGAAGAAGCCCGCTACACCGACGACAACGCCGAGCAATAACCACTTGAGAGAAATATGAACTCGATTGAAAGGGACTCTACCCACAGTATGAAAGTGTTTCAAATTAACTCCTCTAATCTATTAGCTAACAGTTAGAACCCTTATTATCGCTAGAACCACTCCCGTTATCCCTTCGCCCCCGAGAAGTCCAGATGATACTATCATGCCGGTCTCCTTCGATTCTGGCTTGATCTTGCCGACAATCAAGCTGACAACGCCTCCGACGAATGCTGCGGTAGATATCTCCATAGGGAGGTACATGCCAATTCCAAGCGTCATCCCCGGCAGTCTCATCAGATAGATCAGGATCCCGATCATCAAGCCGAATAAAAAGGCCGGAGTATTTGGAAGACCAC is part of the Mesotoga infera genome and encodes:
- a CDS encoding peptide transporter; protein product: VVAVACGLAGDVLNDFKSGYLLRTNPRAQIVAETVGGVIGAVVSVIVLFIMFRAYGTMGPGTELPAPQAYAVSTMVGGLPNTPAFLFGLMIGILIYLMRLPGMTLGIGMYLPMEISTAAFVGGVVSLIVGKIKPESKETGMIVSSGLLGGEGITGVVLAIIRVLTVS